The Trichosurus vulpecula isolate mTriVul1 chromosome 3, mTriVul1.pri, whole genome shotgun sequence genome includes a window with the following:
- the LOC118842113 gene encoding kazal-type serine protease inhibitor domain-containing protein 1-like, translated as MLMVLIQVFQSLPTLYHGSWLRLLREGDSCGKCDLELCSQPENCLAGTVLDRCGCCSECGNREGQICDLDGTNHFYGQCGQNLECILDTEVMEYGEVPEPQCVCGSQESVCGPEGKTYENICQFNEIYSQKKTNVSIKHKGPCESAPVISLAPQNTENFMGNDVIFRCEVSAYPIPYLEWKKKGDKIFLPGDDAHISTQVRGGPQKYGVTGWLQIQGIRKSDEGVYICHTRNKYGTAYGSARLKVINPGSPSRYQIITRNRIRSSNTDYGNYYDPVEEEEEYESGDYEEGNKLI; from the exons ATGCTGATGGTCCTGATACAAGTTTTCCAGAGTCTTCCCACCTTGTATCATGGAAGCTGGCTGAGATTATTAAGGGAAGGAGATAGCTGTGGAAAATGTGATTTAGAACTTTGTTCTCAGCCTGAAAACTGCCTGGCTGGGACTGTGTTAGACCGTTGCGGCTGCTGCTCTGAATGTGGGAATAGAGAAGGACAGATCTGTGACTTGGATGGCACTAATCATTTCTATGGGCAGTGTGGGCAAAACCTGGAGTGCATTTTAGATACAGAGGTGATGGAGTATGGGGAGGTTCCTGAACCACAGTGTGTTTGTGGATCCCAGGAAAGTGTCTGTGGACCTGAAGGGAAGACCTATGAAAATATCTGCCAGTTCAATGAGATTTATTCTCAGAAGAAAACCAATGTTAGCATAAAACACAAAGGACCGTGTGAATCAG ctcctGTTATTTCCTTGGCACCTCAAAATACTGAGAACTTTATGGGAAATGATGTCATTTTTAGATGTGAAGTTTCAGCCTATCCAATACCATACCtggaatggaagaaaaaaggggataaAATTTTCCTTCCTGGTGATGATGCGCACATTTCAACCCAG GTGAGAGGTGGACCTCAGAAATATGGTGTGACAGGATGGCTACAAATTCAAGGGATAAGGAAATCAGACGAAGGTGTTTATATCTGCCATACCAGAAACAAATATGGCACAGCTTACGGATCTGCCAGACTAAAAGTTATCAATCCTG GTTCACCATCCAGATACCAAATCATTACAAGGAACAGAATTAGAAGTTCCAACACAGATTATGGAAACTATTATGATCCtgtagaagaagaggaagaatatgaATCTGGAGACTATGAAGAAGGAAACAAATTGATTTGA